TATTTGATGAGGACAAGTTATCATAAACTGCATCATTTCTAGAATAAACATTGAAAAAGTATGAATAGTGATACATAAAGAAGAAACTACATATGTTCACCAAAAGGACATCTGCATCATGAGTAGTTCAAGTGCTAAGTGATATCATAATATTTGCAAGCCTATAACAATCATATATAAATGAAATTTATGGGGACACTTTCATAATGAAAAGAAAACTCACAGTTCgtaaattatacaaatttgcTTTCACTTTCAGGGTTTCAGCGTCTTGATCTAATTGACGCTTCCAACTAACCAGATGAGCTTCATCCTGAGATGTTGATCAGCATCATTATGCAATTTGGTTTGccaaaaaatattatgaaaaagGAATTCCAACAACAAACCTGAGGCATGTGAATTGTTACTTTATTAGGAAACAGTTTTGACAAAAGCTTAGTTGTCTTGGTAACATCCTTAGCTCTATCATTCAGCCTCCCAAAACTATCCTGGTATAATCAAATCCACATCACATGAGGGCAATAAAACATGTGATGAGTTGAGAATTCTGAGAGCTGTTTCGCTATCCCATAACACAAGAAATAATCTTTATCTGGAACAATGTTAGCCGATCAAACACAAGCAACTACGATATACCAGGTATATGATGAGAACCAACAAAGAAAAAATTAAGAACAGGTGAATGCTTCATTCAAGGTAAGCCCGAGATGAAAAGTTAATCTATGAGTAATTATTCAAGATTTTAAATTACACAATTTATTGTCGCTTCCTTTTGTGATAGTCTATAGGTTCTGCTTTTAGAGGAGTTAGTCAGTTTAGGTAGCTCAAGGTTCAAGTTAAGGTGCACTCAGCATAAATGCCTCAAACTGCTGTTGTGAAACTTAAAAATCCCATAACAACGAGCTCTAATACCAATTTATGGCGCCCTGCATTATCGATCTTGTTATAGGGCGATAGATTAGAGACTTCTCGATATCGGTAATACTCCTTTCTTGTTGGATCTCCTCCTCTTTTGACATTTTTTTTCCTTGAGACTCGTTAGAGAGAACCTTTTGGCATGTCAAATTTTTATCAATCAGGTCAAAGGAAGACACAAATATCCTAGGATTTCAAATTGCATTATTTGTAATTTTCTTAGTTGGTATTAGCTGTTTAAAGACGAGTAGTTTATAGTTCCTTCTAGGAGGAGTTGATAGTCTAGCTAATAGGATGTGTGCACCTCACGTGcatgcatacatacatatatatatacatatacatatatatatatatatatatacatgtgcATATAATTCAAGAATTCGCTCGTATTATTTACTGCCCAGTACACAAGAGGTTTGAATTACAGAAAAAAACACACAGTTTATATATGTTCCATTATTCTTAATCTAGCTTGAAGAACTATAAGAATGTTTGTAACAAATAATGATGATGGATATATAACTTCGATAAAATAGACGAGTTTCATGGTAAGACAAAGCCCTCATATAAATGTAAGACAGCTTGAAAATGCTAGAAACATTGCTAAATAAGACAGACTGGCAAAGCCCTCTCTTTGTGAGGCACAAATACATGCTTCATGGCTAAAGATGAAACATATTGTATCTTCTTAAACAACGCAAACAATATAATAACAATCCAGACATAAATTTTCAACAGATCCTTACAGGAAAAGTCAAGTCAAGCAACGCAGTCTGGTGGCCGCCGAATTTTGTGAAAAGTAAACCGCCAGGGTGAGACTACAGAAGAGAAAACTGGATTTACGAATGAATCCCAAAGTATATGTATTAACATTTTGACTCGTACTTAATGTCAACTTATTTATGTCAACCCATGAAGCTTGATTAGAACAATCATGAAGCATGTAAAGAATGTAGATGGATATGTGACGAATTCTACCTTTTCCTTAGAATTGTCGGTTTGAATGTGTGTTCCAATAACTACGACATTATCAGGGAGCTTCTCAAGCTTGTTCTTAAAAATAGCATATGATTCTGAACTTCCTGCCATGGACTTCTCTGCATCTTTCATAAACAAAATGAAAGGGGAATCCCTGCTCTCTTCAAATACAGTCTAGCAATTGGGAAGAGTAAAATTGGGTGATATTAAGTAACCATTTCAATGTAAACCCAgtgattttgaaaagaaaagtgaCCACACCTCAAACATGGTGTTAATAAACAACTTGTCCATATCCTCAATGCCAGAGGTATCCAAGCGAAGTTCATTGGCTAGATGGAAAAaagcttaatttaattatgaGGAATAAGGCAAACTCCGAATTTCATATTCTACAAAGCTAACAGAAATAAAATAGAGATCTTATCAAGCTGAGTATCACCATGGCAGAAGAATCCATGACCATTATCACAAAGACCTCCAAAATCAACCCCATCTGCTACAAGTCTGTCAAATCTTACACCAATTTTTGACAGAGGGTTATCTTCAAAAGGCAAGAGAACCTTCCCTCGCATTCCAGGAGTTGGTCCCCTAAAAGTCGAGCTAAAAAGGTGTTATTTGCAAACCTAGGTGAAATCTAAGTTagaaaagacatgtatattgaTAAAGGACATTAGCATATAAAAAGTGCATACTACATTCTAGATGTTATATTAAAATCAAGTCATAGTGAGTGAGAACTAATGAGCATATTGGACATGTAAGATTTACCCAAATATATACGGGTTTAATGTACAAAGATAACGGATGAGTGACACCTAGCCATATGAGTTGAGGAATATGTTGACAAAGAACTCCAAGGATAATTACTAACATTTGTTGAGGAAATTTTATCTTATTTGTTCTGTTATTTTGGTTACAACAGAAAAAGAGGTGTATAGTTTTTATTCCCTTTTCTTGGATTTTGTTACGTGTGTATAAGGATGTTTTGTAATTGTATCCAATAGGATGATTTTATCGAAGTAAAGAAAGATAATTTTGGCCTCATCCTCCTTTTCTAACTCACAATCACTTCATAAGTATTGTTCTCGAGGACAGGAACcaacaaaaatttcaaattgaacaCCCAATGAAAAGCCAATTTGTATTCCTCATTTAATATCAGGAGAGCTCTGTGATTCACGACCAGTTACCACCAGAGGAAATAAGCCAAATATAGTATTAAATACCAAATTGTTTCTACGACACAAACTCAAAGACTGTAAAGAAAGCAAGGCATGGGATATTGTTATTACCTCGTATTACTTGAATATACTCCACCAGAAGGTAGACCAATGAATTTAACTCTATCACCTAAATCAATTTGCAACAATCAGCACAAGGGATCacaaattaaagaaatttgTCACTATGACAAGAGGGTTTTCCAAAACTAGACTGCGAGCAGACAAACAAACAATTAACCACACTAATTACAACGCTACTCACCTAGTTTAATAGAAGAGTTCTTAGCAGCATTCACTGAATTGGATATGACATCAGTTTCCATTTTCAACGAGTCGAAGCCAAGTGGAGCACTAAGCGCGGTATCTGCTTCACCAGATGTAAGTCCAATGTCCTTGCCGATCACTGTAGATCTAGTGACTTGCTTGCTCATATTGCACACTTTTTCTGCATTGACTCCCTCTTTCGGAGTCTCAGCATCCTTAGAAGAACCCTAAAACAAATGGATAAACCATATATGACATTTCATCTGTTTATTAGATTTTTTTAGATCCCGTTTATTAGATTTTTAAAGATATGGTTcaataataaaattcaaaataccAATGAACAACTTCATAACCTAAAAAATGTCGTTCTATCTAGTTCCAAAAGCATGCTTTTCACATGCATTCCTTAAAAAACTGTTCTATAAAATCTTTTGGGTTTAATTTTTGTTTGAAAAATTATATAAGAATCAAAGATAAATTGGAGACACTTTCTCAATCAGTTACTATGCCAGAAAAAAACTAAAAGATGCAGGTATTAGAAGACCATCATAAGTGTATAAGCTTTTCTTTTGGGCCTTTCATTTTTttggttaaaaaaatattcataaacAAGTACCATACGTCAAATTTTTTACCAAAGCAcaggaaaaaaaataatcaaaaaaagggaacacattttaaaaataaaattggaatGGTCAATCTATATCTTAAGttttaacaataaaattgaAATGGTCAATCTAAACTTACTCCCAAAAATGAATGGCTGTCAAATATAAGCAATTTAGCCCCAAAAAAATGAGCAAGCGCCTTTGCCAACATTTCTTGGTAGATATCAGATCCtgaaaaaacaagaaaaaatacACTGCATGCTTTAAATTAAATCGCATGAAACAATACAAAGAAGATTAGCCTACTGGTTAACAAATACTTATGTGAAACCAATTAGTGACCTGCAGGACCAGAAAGCAAAATTCTCGGATTCAGAGTAGGAAGTTCGGATGTAAATTTAACTTGGTCCTTGTGCTTCAGGTGTATATATGAAGCCCCAACTAGAACACTTTTTGTATTCTCACTGCAAGTTAATTAGATATGTGAGTACTGATAACTCTGTGATAACAACATGCGTTTTGTATGCTGACTACAATTTAATTTGTATGTAGGAAAACTAGACAATCAATAGAAGATGATGGGGTGAATGTAGGCTCCAGTTTTAAATCCTCAAAAAAATTTGAACTGAAGTTGCATAGCACTACCTCAAATAGTAGGGGAAATTATCAAATGAAACTTCTAGCTGTCTCCCATGTAGAATCGAGGCAATTATGCTTTCTCTAAATGCTGAAGTTCGTGTGCACATGCCAGATACTGATGCCATAACCGGATCCCTAACCCAGTCTCTTTCATCCTGTCACACAAAAGTTTTGGCTACTCCTAAGTCATGATAAATCTAATAACATGAACTTTCATAATGAAAGAAAAGGTTCAGCTTGGCTACTATTGCTTCTTGCCTCTAAACCAGGTTCTATACTGCCATCAAACTTGTTGGCAGCCCCGACATCAACAGCTGCTTCACTCCCTAAGTTTGTAGCTGAGTTAACTTCTTGGCCATCAAGCTCATCCTCATTAACAGTGGGGGAGGAAGGCAGTTCACTCACTCTGTAATTTTTACCACTGGCCTGAGATGTAGGCTTAAGCCGTGATAAATCTTGCCGTGGGTTAGAAAGAGATGCCAAAATTGAAGCACCGGCAACAGCAGATGCATCTCCTGCTCGCCTTTCAACATGAATCGGCTTTCCTACATTAGCCTGTACATCTGGTGGGGGGCTCTTGATAATGTGTTCATAAGGTAGCTGCTGGAAAATCTATATGGATAGGCATTGAGGACTCCACGAGAAATAATACGAATTGGACTTGTAAATCAAATACTtgaaaatcaaataataattgtaaCAAAATACGTTGAGGATACATATGCATGAGTCCCGAGAAAGCCAAAAACCACTTCGTCCCCTGAACTGAGATCAGAACTAGAATTTTTCTTTATTGCTTTACCATTTACTTGCACACATGCTTTGCTTCCCCGACTCTCAAGCACCGCAACAGGTTTATCATCTCGCTGATAATTTTCAACAAAAAGTAAGCAAAAAAAAGAAATTGTAGATACCAAATACCTCGGAATATTCTACACATACATTGCAAGTGAAGAACCACAAGTAGGGGCCATCTCTTTAGCAATGCAGGTATCATATCCATTTACAGAATCAGGtacaaaagaaaacaattatAGACGATAGATTGTTCcactttttaatttttgtttacgAGCATTACCTGGGTGAGCCTTATTGAACACAAGATTGCACTGATGGTTTGATCACGGATCAACAGATTCGCCTGTTTGCTTGAGCCAACTAAGAAATTGGTTGTGTACACGGAAACGGTTGGGTTCTGCAAACAGGCACCTTGTTGTTAGTCAACATTCCCTTCAatttaaaatcactaaatattttgtaattatCAGATAATAAAAATTGTATCTTCAGCTTTGTCTGAGCGACAAACTTGAACTAACGTACACCAAGAACTCCACTCATAaaagattaaaaataataaagactgaaaaaagaaaagaaagaaatcatCTGAGAGATTAAGTATAAGACCATATTTATCAGGCCTGACCACTTTACCAAATCCAACAAATGTAGACCAAGAACTCCAGctcatataaatataaaaagaaTCAGATGaaagaaagagaaaaaaaagTTACCAGCGAGGATTGGGTGAGAAGCCGGCACCAAGGCGTTGTTGTTTCAAAACCTAGATGTTGCTTCCACGAAGCGAACGAGCTCCTCGGCTTATCCGCTACAGCTGCCACAGCCcctgaatttcgaaaattcacaCAAAATTCCCCAAATTTCAGCATTCTACATACATGCAACAAAATCCAAAAGTCGAGTTCGCATATACTAGCCTTGAGCAACCACAGGAGCCGCGACCGAGACGGAGGCAGCTGGAACCGCGGCTACAGGGAGTTCCGCCGGATCAGTGGAGCTTATTTCCTTAGGATTCCCCGCCGGCTCCAGCTCTGATGCCTTCGAATTATCATCATTAatactggtatttttatcattGCTGCTCTCACCCTACAccaaaatcattcaaaaatcaaCCCCAAACTCAATAATCGAGCAATAAAAAAAACAGATCATTTCCAGTTCAAACACAAACAAAAAATCAGAAAGTAAAAGAAACCGAAAGTGCCTTCTGACGTTTCGGAGAAGAAGGCTTGTTGTTATCATCGGACGCCGAAGATGATCTCTTGTTATTCAACGGTAGAGATCCACTTCGCCGGGTCGACACCATCTCCGCTGCTTCTCTTCTCGAATGCGATATCTCTAGAGAGAGAGTGTGCACACACTGAATATATACGTATAGGTgtgtatctatatatatatatatatatataggggtCAAACAGTAAAATTTTATTGATAGGGGTGAAAGAAGACAGAACAGTTGGGGGCAATCGGAAACGAAGAGTGGGGGTGGGGGGGGATTTTATAGGTGGGTAAACAGAGTGCTCATGTTAGCTGTATTGTCAGAATTCCACTAAATTACGCCGTGGAGGCATAGGGAGAAGGTGAAGTGGCGAGGGATAATTGATTTATTAAGAAAATTTAaccgaaataaataaataaatatatatatatatatatatatatatatgtccatATAAACCGGGacaatttaataataaatattttttcttaagCATACAAGATCACGTTTGATTGGtggataaaattataaaatgattaagagagaaatgataaaaaaaatgattgaaatagaaatataatatatgatgataaaataatattatgtttgatatgattgttaagaatgagataattaaaaatcttttgatgaattgacaagGCCGGCGGCGGGGATGGTCGGCCGGCAGTCGGTGGagggaagtggtggtgagtttggatttaggagaagggaaa
The sequence above is a segment of the Primulina tabacum isolate GXHZ01 chromosome 6, ASM2559414v2, whole genome shotgun sequence genome. Coding sequences within it:
- the LOC142549389 gene encoding uncharacterized protein LOC142549389 isoform X1: MVSTRRSGSLPLNNKRSSSASDDNNKPSSPKRQKGESSNDKNTSINDDNSKASELEPAGNPKEISSTDPAELPVAAVPAASVSVAAPVVAQGAVAAVADKPRSSFASWKQHLGFETTTPWCRLLTQSSLNPTVSVYTTNFLVGSSKQANLLIRDQTISAILCSIRLTQRDDKPVAVLESRGSKACVQVNGKAIKKNSSSDLSSGDEVVFGFLGTHAYIFQQLPYEHIIKSPPPDVQANVGKPIHVERRAGDASAVAGASILASLSNPRQDLSRLKPTSQASGKNYRVSELPSSPTVNEDELDGQEVNSATNLGSEAAVDVGAANKFDGSIEPGLEDERDWVRDPVMASVSGMCTRTSAFRESIIASILHGRQLEVSFDNFPYYLSENTKSVLVGASYIHLKHKDQVKFTSELPTLNPRILLSGPAGSDIYQEMLAKALAHFFGAKLLIFDSHSFLGGSSKDAETPKEGVNAEKVCNMSKQVTRSTVIGKDIGLTSGEADTALSAPLGFDSLKMETDVISNSVNAAKNSSIKLGDRVKFIGLPSGGVYSSNTSSTFRGPTPGMRGKVLLPFEDNPLSKIGVRFDRLVADGVDFGGLCDNGHGFFCHANELRLDTSGIEDMDKLFINTMFETVFEESRDSPFILFMKDAEKSMAGSSESYAIFKNKLEKLPDNVVVIGTHIQTDNSKEKSHPGGLLFTKFGGHQTALLDLTFPDSFGRLNDRAKDVTKTTKLLSKLFPNKVTIHMPQDEAHLVSWKRQLDQDAETLKVKANLYNLRTVLNRNGLGCDGLETLSIKDQSLTNESAEKVVGWALSHHLMMNPKAEADARLVLSTESIQYGIEILQSIMNESKNLKKSLKDVVTENEFEKRLLADVIPASDIGVTFDDIGALENVKDTLKELVMLPLQRPELFCKGQLTKPCKGILLFGPPGTGKTMLAKAVATEAGANFINISMSSITSKWFGEGEKYVKAVFSLASKIAPSVIFVDEVDSMLGRRENPGEHEAMRKMKNEFMVNWDGLRTKDTERVLVLAATNRPFDLDEAVIRRLPRRLMVNLPDAANRAKILRVILAKEDLSADMDLDSVSSMTDGYSGSDLKNLCVTAAHRPIREILEKEKKEQAAALADGRTPPALSGSADIRPLNIDDFRFAHERVCASVSSESINMTELHQWNELYGEGGSRRKKSLSYFM
- the LOC142549389 gene encoding uncharacterized protein LOC142549389 isoform X2 — protein: MVSTRRSGSLPLNNKRSSSASDDNNKPSSPKRQKGESSNDKNTSINDDNSKASELEPAGNPKEISSTDPAELPVAAVPAASVSVAAPVVAQGAVAAVADKPRSSFASWKQHLGFETTTPWCRLLTQSSLNPTVSVYTTNFLVGSSKQANLLIRDQTISAILCSIRLTQRDDKPVAVLESRGSKACVQVNGKAIKKNSSSDLSSGDEVVFGFLGTHAYIFQQLPYEHIIKSPPPDVQANVGKPIHVERRAGDASAVAGASILASLSNPRQDLSRLKPTSQASGKNYRVSELPSSPTVNEDELDGQEVNSATNLGSEAAVDVGAANKFDGSIEPGLEDERDWVRDPVMASVSGMCTRTSAFRESIIASILHGRQLEVSFDNFPYYLSENTKSVLVGASYIHLKHKDQVKFTSELPTLNPRILLSGPAGSDIYQEMLAKALAHFFGAKLLIFDSHSFLGGSSKDAETPKEGVNAEKVCNMSKQVTRSTVIGKDIGLTSGEADTALSAPLGFDSLKMETDVISNSVNAAKNSSIKLGDRVKFIGLPSGGVYSSNTRGPTPGMRGKVLLPFEDNPLSKIGVRFDRLVADGVDFGGLCDNGHGFFCHANELRLDTSGIEDMDKLFINTMFETVFEESRDSPFILFMKDAEKSMAGSSESYAIFKNKLEKLPDNVVVIGTHIQTDNSKEKSHPGGLLFTKFGGHQTALLDLTFPDSFGRLNDRAKDVTKTTKLLSKLFPNKVTIHMPQDEAHLVSWKRQLDQDAETLKVKANLYNLRTVLNRNGLGCDGLETLSIKDQSLTNESAEKVVGWALSHHLMMNPKAEADARLVLSTESIQYGIEILQSIMNESKNLKKSLKDVVTENEFEKRLLADVIPASDIGVTFDDIGALENVKDTLKELVMLPLQRPELFCKGQLTKPCKGILLFGPPGTGKTMLAKAVATEAGANFINISMSSITSKWFGEGEKYVKAVFSLASKIAPSVIFVDEVDSMLGRRENPGEHEAMRKMKNEFMVNWDGLRTKDTERVLVLAATNRPFDLDEAVIRRLPRRLMVNLPDAANRAKILRVILAKEDLSADMDLDSVSSMTDGYSGSDLKNLCVTAAHRPIREILEKEKKEQAAALADGRTPPALSGSADIRPLNIDDFRFAHERVCASVSSESINMTELHQWNELYGEGGSRRKKSLSYFM